The following are from one region of the Prevotella communis genome:
- a CDS encoding ATP-binding protein has protein sequence MKQGLKLKNYWLLALITCTLLMACSSDDDEMMQPSPLATHLGFDRQNPLIFSIDADYAPLEFVDENGTPQGFDVEFTGLLMKRLGIPFTYHPNSWKNVAPDIIHGNVDLGMMIYSPYRKDSTNYSRAVFRLYYQVVYPKKSDDERFDFRNLEGKRIAYMNSRPVGELLTSEGAVKFSVTNLDQAMCDLVKGKYDAVICYRYQARYLIDLHHFDNLLTDDISLPPREYCYVSHSKQLIHFIDRELLKMEMEGVTDEVYTIKSTFGGIRIPSWVWYLLGGIAILALIIINVIYSMSRKQLEKANIVLEKGNQELKQRNEELVIAREKALESDRMKSAFIQNMTHQIRTPLNIVTGFAQVINNDYETLPKDEIKMMVGQMMKNTDVITAIITKLIDLSIQESRHSIEKQDFVSCNNLCREAIRRVSFTHQDTVKVDVETTVPDSLLILTDKIVILKVLHELLSNADQFTPSGSITLGCYQPDEATVCFSVTDTGQGIPEEYRPKIFTKFFKPNEFSEGLGLGLTLCQTAVEQMGGNIRLDETYTTGARFIITLPLK, from the coding sequence ATGAAGCAAGGTTTAAAACTAAAAAACTACTGGCTGCTAGCCCTTATTACATGTACACTCCTCATGGCGTGCAGTAGCGATGATGACGAGATGATGCAACCGTCACCATTGGCTACCCATTTGGGCTTTGACCGGCAGAATCCGCTTATCTTCAGTATCGATGCCGACTATGCCCCACTGGAATTTGTGGACGAGAACGGCACGCCACAAGGTTTTGACGTAGAGTTCACGGGCTTGCTGATGAAGCGTCTGGGCATTCCCTTTACATACCATCCCAATTCGTGGAAGAACGTAGCACCAGATATCATTCATGGTAATGTGGACCTCGGCATGATGATCTACTCGCCCTATCGCAAGGACAGCACCAACTACTCACGTGCCGTGTTCCGTCTCTATTATCAGGTGGTGTACCCGAAGAAAAGTGACGATGAGCGTTTTGACTTCCGCAACCTGGAGGGAAAGCGTATTGCCTACATGAACTCACGTCCCGTAGGTGAACTGCTGACCAGCGAGGGTGCGGTGAAGTTTAGCGTGACCAATCTGGACCAGGCCATGTGCGACCTGGTAAAGGGTAAGTATGACGCGGTTATCTGCTACCGCTATCAGGCACGTTATCTCATAGACCTTCATCATTTTGACAACCTGCTTACTGACGACATCTCATTGCCTCCACGCGAATATTGCTACGTGAGCCATAGCAAGCAACTGATCCACTTCATAGACCGCGAACTGCTGAAGATGGAGATGGAAGGTGTGACGGATGAGGTATATACCATCAAGTCTACCTTTGGCGGTATCCGTATCCCTTCGTGGGTATGGTATTTGTTGGGCGGCATTGCCATTCTGGCTCTGATCATCATCAACGTCATCTACAGCATGTCGCGCAAACAGTTGGAAAAGGCCAACATCGTGCTCGAGAAGGGTAACCAGGAATTGAAGCAACGCAACGAGGAACTGGTCATCGCACGTGAGAAAGCTCTAGAGTCAGACCGTATGAAGTCGGCATTCATCCAGAATATGACACACCAGATACGTACACCACTCAATATCGTGACGGGATTTGCACAGGTTATCAACAATGACTATGAGACGCTGCCGAAGGACGAGATAAAGATGATGGTAGGACAGATGATGAAGAATACTGACGTCATCACGGCTATCATCACCAAACTCATTGACCTCTCTATCCAGGAGAGCCGACACAGTATTGAGAAGCAAGACTTTGTATCGTGCAACAACCTCTGCCGTGAAGCGATTCGCAGGGTCAGCTTCACACACCAGGATACGGTAAAGGTAGACGTGGAGACAACTGTGCCAGACTCGCTGCTCATCCTCACCGATAAGATAGTTATACTGAAGGTGCTGCATGAGTTGCTCTCTAACGCCGATCAGTTCACTCCAAGCGGCAGCATCACATTGGGTTGCTATCAGCCGGATGAGGCAACGGTTTGTTTCAGCGTCACGGACACGGGACAAGGTATCCCTGAAGAGTACAGGCCAAAAATATTCACGAAATTCTTCAAGCCCAATGAATTCTCAGAAGGTCTGGGCCTTGGTCTGACGCTCTGCCAGACGGCTGTAGAACAGATGGGTGGCAACATACGGTTAGACGAAACATACACCACGGGTGCACGTTTCATCATCACGCTGCCTTTGAAATAA
- a CDS encoding DNA-binding protein: MSMKVKAKEQLQKVGTYAGKYRYVMMPELYTALTQDKVIKEAALRSGVSRGVMQACWDAAGDVIKAWATEGHSVALPGLGTMRFGLRAKSVETVNEVKAELITSRRIIFTPDTDLKEELAKTAIQITCFDRDGKEVKRVTSTSGEVEDPDNGGGENPENGGGGSSSNSGNGGGPVNP; encoded by the coding sequence ATGTCAATGAAAGTAAAAGCAAAAGAACAGTTGCAGAAGGTAGGCACCTACGCTGGTAAGTATCGCTACGTGATGATGCCTGAGTTGTACACCGCCCTCACACAGGACAAGGTAATTAAGGAGGCTGCCCTTCGCAGTGGTGTGAGCCGAGGCGTGATGCAGGCATGCTGGGATGCAGCCGGCGATGTCATCAAGGCATGGGCAACGGAAGGTCACTCGGTGGCACTGCCTGGACTGGGTACCATGCGCTTCGGACTGCGTGCCAAGAGCGTAGAGACGGTGAACGAGGTAAAGGCAGAGCTGATCACCAGTCGTCGTATCATCTTCACGCCCGACACAGACCTGAAGGAGGAGCTGGCAAAGACTGCCATCCAGATCACCTGTTTCGACCGAGACGGTAAGGAGGTGAAGCGAGTCACCTCAACATCGGGCGAGGTAGAAGACCCCGACAACGGAGGCGGCGAGAACCCTGAGAACGGCGGAGGCGGTTCTAGCTCCAACTCAGGGAATGGCGGCGGACCCGTCAATCCTTAA
- a CDS encoding trimeric intracellular cation channel family protein codes for MNQDIIIKVIELLGTFAFAISGIRHAAAKHFDWFGGYVCGIAVAIGGGTIRDVILDVPIFWMTTPIYMICTAVALLTVAFMSKWMEPLKNAWFVFDTFGLALFTIAGIQRSLDAGQAFWVAIIMGCITGAAGGVIRDVLLNNEPVIFHKEIYAMACVVGGLAYWGGIELGVPVGITAVVSFVVTCLIRFLAVRYHISLPILQGEEKSDGD; via the coding sequence ATGAACCAGGATATCATTATAAAAGTTATTGAGTTACTGGGTACATTTGCCTTTGCTATCTCAGGAATTCGTCATGCCGCAGCCAAGCACTTCGACTGGTTCGGTGGCTATGTGTGTGGTATTGCCGTTGCTATTGGTGGCGGTACGATACGTGATGTGATACTCGACGTACCCATCTTCTGGATGACCACACCTATTTATATGATATGTACGGCGGTGGCATTGCTCACCGTTGCTTTTATGAGCAAGTGGATGGAACCGTTGAAGAATGCGTGGTTCGTGTTTGATACCTTTGGACTGGCCCTCTTCACGATAGCCGGTATCCAGCGTAGTCTTGATGCCGGACAGGCCTTCTGGGTGGCTATCATCATGGGTTGTATCACGGGTGCTGCCGGAGGTGTGATTCGTGATGTGCTGCTGAACAATGAACCCGTCATCTTCCACAAGGAAATCTATGCGATGGCCTGCGTCGTCGGTGGCCTGGCCTATTGGGGCGGTATCGAACTAGGCGTGCCTGTGGGAATCACGGCTGTGGTGAGTTTCGTGGTGACGTGCCTGATACGTTTCCTGGCCGTGCGCTACCATATATCGCTACCCATTCTGCAGGGCGAAGAAAAAAGCGACGGGGATTAA
- a CDS encoding transposase: protein MKREVFERQKAFAGEKKPSMLRRCVDHDYTDRMMYMITMTTEGRRPLFGRIVGRCDAPAGSKDAPRIELSPLGQRVSDEWWGIPRYYPQVEIIALQMMPDHMHGIIFIKEKMEKDLSRIIRGFKTGCGRSYRELFPDAAVPAVPAVSAVPAVPYVATQSRQTQQGQRPKEDRTHGLLFARGFNDKLLLRRGQLDNWRHYLSDNPRRLLMRREYPGLFQRALCIKIDGVRYSAFGNMLLLRQPDKKQVHFHRRTNGIPTENTPVWEEGRRQLTADAKGGCVLVTPGISECEKRMKHIALDEHLRLIHVQTGPITDYWKTERSRFEACAAGTLLILAPWAEDMPVFKSDYERFHYLNHLAEAICNISHETPISIQNPHA, encoded by the coding sequence GTGAAACGAGAAGTCTTTGAAAGACAGAAAGCATTTGCCGGCGAGAAGAAGCCATCGATGTTAAGGCGCTGTGTAGATCACGACTATACAGACCGCATGATGTATATGATCACGATGACCACTGAGGGGCGACGCCCGCTCTTTGGCAGGATTGTAGGGCGCTGCGACGCGCCTGCAGGTAGCAAGGATGCACCAAGGATAGAACTCAGCCCCCTGGGCCAGAGGGTGAGCGATGAATGGTGGGGCATCCCCAGGTACTACCCCCAGGTAGAAATCATTGCCCTGCAGATGATGCCCGACCATATGCATGGCATCATCTTCATCAAGGAGAAGATGGAGAAAGACCTCAGCAGGATTATCCGTGGCTTTAAGACCGGCTGCGGCCGCAGTTACCGCGAGCTATTTCCAGATGCCGCTGTTCCTGCCGTCCCCGCGGTTTCCGCCGTCCCCGCTGTCCCGTATGTTGCGACTCAGTCGCGACAAACCCAACAGGGGCAGCGCCCGAAAGAGGACCGCACCCATGGCCTGCTCTTTGCCCGCGGCTTCAATGATAAACTGCTGCTGCGCCGAGGACAGCTGGACAACTGGCGTCATTATCTCAGCGATAATCCCCGCCGCCTGCTGATGCGCCGCGAATACCCAGGGCTGTTTCAGCGTGCCCTCTGCATCAAGATCGACGGCGTGCGCTACAGCGCCTTCGGCAATATGCTCCTGCTACGCCAGCCCGACAAGAAGCAAGTGCACTTCCATCGCCGCACTAACGGCATACCAACAGAAAATACCCCCGTCTGGGAAGAGGGCCGCCGGCAACTGACGGCTGATGCCAAGGGCGGCTGCGTGCTGGTGACACCCGGCATCTCTGAATGCGAGAAGCGCATGAAGCATATCGCCCTGGACGAACATCTGCGCCTGATACACGTTCAGACAGGCCCCATCACCGACTACTGGAAGACGGAGCGCAGCCGTTTCGAGGCCTGCGCTGCCGGCACCCTGCTCATCCTGGCACCATGGGCCGAGGATATGCCCGTTTTCAAGAGCGACTACGAGCGTTTTCACTACCTGAACCACCTGGCCGAAGCCATCTGCAACATCAGTCATGAGACCCCTATCTCAATTCAGAATCCGCATGCCTAA
- a CDS encoding cupin domain-containing protein — protein MKKMMNWVMIVTLICGSAALMNACKKSSTPDCCQQATEQMEQAEAEDSVKQVVSTELIRTSQSWDGVELPDYFEGRPELVAVKYVFPAGKKLGWHHHVAMNYGVLVQGELTIIGQDGKTKVVHEGEPVVEMVGSIHHGENRGTKDCILYMFYLSQKDLPLAVQHPEIPLE, from the coding sequence ATGAAAAAAATGATGAACTGGGTGATGATTGTCACCTTGATTTGTGGTTCGGCAGCGCTGATGAACGCCTGCAAGAAGAGTAGTACGCCGGACTGCTGTCAGCAGGCTACGGAGCAGATGGAACAGGCTGAGGCTGAGGACAGCGTGAAGCAGGTAGTGAGTACGGAACTGATACGTACCAGTCAGAGCTGGGACGGCGTGGAGCTGCCCGATTATTTTGAGGGACGTCCGGAACTGGTGGCGGTGAAGTATGTATTCCCTGCCGGCAAGAAGCTGGGATGGCACCACCACGTGGCTATGAACTATGGTGTGCTGGTGCAGGGCGAACTGACGATTATCGGTCAGGACGGCAAGACGAAGGTGGTGCACGAGGGTGAGCCGGTAGTAGAGATGGTGGGCTCGATTCACCACGGCGAGAACCGCGGCACGAAGGACTGTATCCTCTATATGTTCTACCTGTCGCAGAAGGACCTGCCGCTGGCTGTGCAGCATCCTGAGATACCGCTGGAGTAG
- a CDS encoding glycoside hydrolase family 88 protein, with protein sequence MNRKQLIITLLCLLMPAMCMAIGWDEQKYQEIEKSIQQPQIGKATVLITKNGAKPGNSAADNQKAIQKAIDKCSKKGGGRVVVPAGMTFQTGAIHLKSHVNLVVEEGAVLKFVFQPELYPIVETSWEGLDCYNLSPCIYAFQQTDIAITGKGTIDGGGSKQTWWPWCGAERFGWKPGMIAQKHEARPRLLKNGEDGVPMTDEKGKRTKERTFGPKDGLRPQLVNFTQCQRILIEDVTLLDSPFWVIHPLKSQDITVRGVHINNDGPNGDGCDPESCDRVMIENCFFNTGDDCIAIKSGRNRDGRERAMPSQNIIIRNCEMKNGHGGVVIGSEISGGAKNIFAHDCVMDSPNLDRVLRIKTNSCRGGIIEDIFVKNITVGQCGESVLKINLDYEHNEICCRGNYPTVRNVLMENVTCEKSRYGVQIIGLEEDTFVNDITVRNCRFNGVQQGNTITGKTRNITFDKLYVNGGLSLTKMPYEHYSEWMTRSEMKRYPKSYLLDFSTRPKWSYVMGIELESMLDTYLRYGGQDIFDYCKLYTDTMINEKGEIRGYNILDYNLDNIRTGHFVTRMYQQLPEQKNLIAMQTLMKQLQNQPRTVVDKVYWHKAIYAYQVWLDGIFMGLPYRCLTAPITERNAKSVTSIYDDAVDQLTITYNRTLDPKTGLNRHAYDENRNMFWADKETGLSQHCWGRAQGWYTMALIEVLDAVPADYQRRGELIELLQKDLDAILKWQDKKSGVWYQVMDSPAREGNYLESTCSAMFTYALLKAYRKGYVGTKYRDAGIKAYRGIINNFIKVNDDETISLTNCCSVAGLGPGVSAEVEAALKRINPKANVKENKRRDGSYNYYLSEQIRDNDAKGLGPFIWASLEMEQMGFTTGNVMKPISRQAVTGRNNPVITKADPLASLTVGNGHFATTVDVTGLQSFPFDYEAGVPLTAMSDWGWHSFPNTGLLKPSESEKEFDLGHGHKEVYAVEYKKAEDGRHKQATEYFRVNPHRLNLGIIGLDMKDGNGKEITLNDLSYIRQELKLYDGVIESSFRADNEPVEVTTAALQDKDAVIYRIKSAMLKDGRARIRIRMPYPTGKHADAAADLTKPERHQSRIIISDGHAAIIEHTLDSVRYYLKLNWAGKGELVRMAEHDYVLTTSDDVLTIKAEYLADATTKKDKYGNYIPEPVIVYDQELKSVLKAWNRWWNEGAIVDFSECSDPRAKELERRVVLSQYLTQVNCANNMPPQETGLTYNSWFGRPHLEMTWWHMVDFSLWNRPKTLETVLKWYNTTAYPVARKIAGRQGFKGVRWMKMTDPWAGEAPSNTGSFLIWQQPHYIYMAEEMYRANPSQETLIKYGKQVEETAAFMADFVSRDAKTRKYFLQGATAMQESMSKDFSYNHPFELAYWQYGLSVANLWRERQGIERNKQWDDIIRRLTALPVQKGIYTAGLPKGKTDNLTSFDPFDAVASGAKPTVATETFTEKCRNDHPAVLGACGMLPVSDVNPLYSEKVMKATLDDVMQNWNWATTWGWDYGMVAMTAARLGQPETALKALLIDTQKNTYLKNGHNFQTSDRLRLYLPGNGALLSAVAMMCAGWDGCENPFNPGFPQDGTWNVRWENLQRMQ encoded by the coding sequence ATGAACAGAAAACAATTAATCATCACGCTGCTCTGCCTGCTGATGCCCGCTATGTGTATGGCCATCGGATGGGACGAGCAGAAGTACCAGGAGATTGAGAAGAGCATCCAGCAGCCACAGATTGGCAAGGCCACGGTGCTGATTACCAAGAATGGCGCCAAGCCTGGCAACAGCGCTGCCGACAACCAGAAGGCTATCCAGAAGGCCATTGACAAATGCTCGAAGAAAGGTGGCGGACGCGTCGTCGTTCCCGCAGGCATGACATTCCAGACGGGTGCCATTCACCTGAAGAGTCACGTAAACCTGGTCGTCGAGGAAGGTGCCGTGCTGAAGTTTGTCTTCCAGCCCGAACTCTACCCCATCGTGGAGACCTCGTGGGAGGGACTGGACTGCTACAACCTGTCGCCCTGCATCTATGCCTTCCAGCAGACCGACATTGCCATCACGGGTAAGGGCACCATTGACGGTGGCGGTTCGAAGCAGACATGGTGGCCCTGGTGCGGTGCTGAGCGCTTCGGATGGAAGCCCGGCATGATTGCCCAGAAGCACGAGGCCCGTCCACGACTGCTGAAGAATGGCGAGGACGGCGTGCCGATGACCGACGAGAAGGGTAAGCGCACGAAGGAGCGCACCTTCGGACCGAAGGATGGTCTGCGCCCACAGCTGGTCAACTTCACTCAGTGTCAGCGCATCCTCATCGAGGACGTCACCCTGCTCGACTCACCTTTCTGGGTGATTCACCCCCTGAAATCGCAGGATATCACCGTGCGCGGCGTGCATATCAACAACGACGGTCCTAACGGCGACGGATGCGACCCTGAGTCATGCGACCGCGTGATGATAGAGAACTGCTTCTTCAACACGGGCGACGACTGTATAGCCATCAAGAGCGGACGCAACCGCGACGGACGTGAGCGTGCCATGCCTTCACAGAATATCATCATCCGCAACTGTGAGATGAAGAACGGACACGGCGGCGTGGTTATCGGTTCGGAGATCAGCGGCGGCGCGAAGAATATCTTTGCCCACGACTGCGTGATGGACTCGCCCAATCTGGACCGTGTGCTGCGCATCAAGACCAACTCGTGCCGAGGCGGCATCATCGAGGATATCTTCGTGAAGAATATCACGGTGGGCCAGTGCGGCGAGAGTGTGCTGAAAATCAACCTGGACTACGAGCACAACGAGATTTGCTGCCGCGGCAACTACCCCACGGTGCGCAATGTACTGATGGAGAATGTCACCTGCGAGAAGTCGCGCTACGGTGTTCAGATCATCGGACTGGAAGAGGACACGTTCGTCAACGATATCACCGTGAGGAACTGTCGGTTCAACGGTGTGCAGCAGGGTAACACCATCACCGGCAAGACCCGCAACATCACCTTCGACAAGCTCTACGTGAACGGCGGACTGTCGCTCACCAAAATGCCCTACGAGCACTACTCGGAATGGATGACTCGCTCGGAGATGAAGCGCTATCCGAAGTCGTACCTGCTGGATTTCTCCACACGTCCGAAATGGAGCTACGTGATGGGCATCGAGCTGGAGAGCATGCTCGACACCTACCTGCGCTACGGCGGTCAGGACATCTTTGACTATTGCAAGCTCTACACCGACACGATGATTAACGAGAAGGGTGAGATTCGCGGATACAACATCCTGGATTATAACCTGGACAATATCCGCACAGGTCATTTCGTGACGCGCATGTACCAGCAGTTGCCCGAACAGAAAAACCTCATCGCCATGCAGACGCTGATGAAGCAGTTGCAGAACCAGCCCCGCACGGTGGTGGACAAGGTGTACTGGCACAAGGCTATCTATGCCTACCAGGTATGGCTCGACGGTATCTTCATGGGACTGCCCTACCGTTGTCTGACAGCTCCCATCACGGAACGGAATGCTAAGTCCGTGACGAGCATCTACGACGATGCCGTGGACCAGCTCACGATTACATATAACCGTACGCTCGACCCCAAGACCGGTCTGAACCGCCATGCCTATGATGAGAACAGGAACATGTTCTGGGCCGACAAGGAGACGGGGCTGAGTCAGCATTGCTGGGGACGCGCGCAGGGCTGGTACACGATGGCACTCATCGAGGTGCTGGATGCCGTGCCTGCCGACTATCAGCGCCGCGGCGAACTCATAGAACTGCTGCAGAAGGATTTAGACGCCATCCTGAAATGGCAGGATAAGAAATCGGGCGTGTGGTATCAGGTGATGGATTCTCCTGCCCGCGAGGGAAACTACCTGGAGAGCACCTGTTCGGCAATGTTTACCTACGCCCTCCTGAAGGCATACCGCAAGGGCTATGTAGGCACCAAATACCGCGATGCTGGCATCAAGGCCTATCGTGGCATCATCAATAACTTCATCAAGGTCAACGACGACGAGACCATCTCGCTGACCAACTGCTGTTCGGTGGCAGGACTGGGGCCTGGCGTCAGCGCCGAGGTGGAGGCTGCCCTGAAGCGCATCAACCCCAAGGCAAATGTCAAGGAGAACAAGCGTCGCGACGGGTCGTACAACTATTATCTCTCTGAGCAGATCCGCGACAACGACGCAAAGGGTCTGGGTCCGTTTATCTGGGCCAGTCTGGAGATGGAGCAGATGGGATTCACCACGGGGAACGTGATGAAGCCTATCAGCAGGCAGGCCGTGACAGGACGCAACAACCCCGTGATTACCAAGGCCGACCCCTTGGCTTCGCTCACCGTAGGTAACGGACATTTTGCCACCACGGTGGACGTGACGGGTCTGCAGAGTTTCCCTTTTGATTATGAGGCTGGTGTGCCCCTGACGGCGATGTCGGACTGGGGATGGCACTCATTTCCTAACACCGGCCTCCTGAAACCATCTGAAAGTGAGAAAGAATTTGATCTGGGCCATGGTCACAAGGAGGTCTATGCCGTAGAATACAAGAAGGCAGAGGATGGTCGCCACAAGCAGGCCACCGAGTATTTCCGCGTGAACCCTCATCGTCTGAACCTGGGCATCATAGGACTCGACATGAAGGACGGCAACGGCAAGGAGATTACGCTGAACGACCTGTCGTATATCCGTCAGGAGCTGAAGCTCTACGATGGTGTCATTGAGTCCTCTTTCCGTGCCGACAACGAGCCCGTGGAGGTGACGACTGCCGCCCTGCAGGACAAGGATGCCGTGATTTACCGCATCAAGTCGGCCATGCTGAAAGACGGGCGCGCCAGGATCCGTATCCGTATGCCCTATCCCACCGGCAAGCATGCCGATGCGGCTGCCGACCTCACCAAACCAGAGCGTCACCAGTCGCGCATCATCATCAGCGACGGCCATGCAGCCATCATTGAGCACACGCTCGACTCTGTGCGCTATTACCTGAAGCTCAACTGGGCTGGCAAGGGTGAACTCGTACGTATGGCCGAACACGACTATGTGCTGACCACGTCGGATGATGTGCTGACAATCAAGGCAGAATACCTGGCCGACGCCACAACGAAGAAAGACAAATACGGGAACTACATCCCAGAGCCCGTCATCGTCTATGACCAGGAACTCAAGAGTGTGCTCAAGGCGTGGAACCGCTGGTGGAACGAGGGGGCTATCGTGGATTTCTCGGAATGCAGCGACCCTCGTGCTAAGGAGCTGGAGCGCCGCGTGGTGCTCTCGCAATATCTCACGCAGGTGAACTGTGCCAACAATATGCCGCCTCAGGAGACAGGACTGACCTACAACTCATGGTTCGGACGTCCGCATCTGGAGATGACGTGGTGGCACATGGTGGACTTCTCGCTCTGGAACCGTCCGAAGACGCTGGAGACGGTGCTGAAATGGTATAACACCACGGCTTATCCCGTAGCCAGGAAGATTGCTGGGCGTCAGGGATTCAAAGGTGTACGCTGGATGAAGATGACCGACCCCTGGGCTGGTGAGGCTCCTTCAAACACGGGGTCGTTCCTGATCTGGCAACAGCCACATTATATATATATGGCTGAGGAGATGTATCGCGCCAATCCCAGTCAGGAGACGCTGATAAAATACGGTAAGCAGGTGGAGGAAACAGCTGCATTCATGGCCGATTTCGTCAGTCGTGATGCCAAGACCAGGAAGTACTTCCTGCAAGGGGCTACGGCCATGCAGGAGAGCATGTCTAAGGATTTCTCCTATAACCATCCTTTCGAACTGGCTTATTGGCAGTACGGCCTCAGCGTGGCCAACCTGTGGCGTGAGCGTCAGGGCATAGAGCGCAACAAGCAATGGGATGATATCATCAGGCGCCTGACAGCCCTGCCCGTTCAGAAAGGTATCTACACGGCTGGCCTGCCCAAGGGCAAGACGGATAACCTGACAAGTTTCGACCCCTTCGATGCGGTGGCCAGTGGTGCCAAGCCAACGGTTGCCACAGAGACCTTCACAGAGAAATGCCGCAACGACCATCCAGCCGTGCTGGGTGCCTGCGGCATGTTGCCCGTATCCGACGTTAATCCTCTCTATTCAGAGAAGGTGATGAAAGCCACACTCGACGACGTGATGCAGAACTGGAACTGGGCTACGACCTGGGGATGGGACTACGGTATGGTGGCCATGACTGCTGCCCGCCTAGGTCAGCCCGAGACGGCCCTGAAGGCGCTGCTCATCGATACACAGAAGAATACATACCTGAAGAACGGGCACAACTTCCAGACCTCAGACCGTCTGCGTCTCTACCTGCCTGGCAATGGCGCCCTCCTCTCGGCTGTCGCCATGATGTGTGCCGGATGGGACGGATGCGAGAACCCGTTCAATCCCGGTTTCCCACAAGACGGCACATGGAATGTACGCTGGGAGAACCTGCAGCGCATGCAGTAA
- a CDS encoding smalltalk protein, with amino-acid sequence MKNKTFWKFAIQTAISVLSAIATALGVTSCMA; translated from the coding sequence ATGAAGAACAAGACATTTTGGAAATTCGCAATCCAGACAGCCATTAGTGTGCTGTCGGCCATTGCTACTGCACTCGGTGTCACCTCGTGCATGGCATGA
- the galE gene encoding UDP-glucose 4-epimerase GalE: protein MKQTILVTGGTGFIGSHTTVELQQAGYEVVIIDNLSNSNANVIDGIEKITGIRPAFEKVDCCDFEALENVFKKYPKIEGIIHFAASKAVGESVEKPLLYYRNNLTSLINLLELMPKYDVKGIIFSSSCTVYGQPSQENLPVTENAPIQKAMSPYGNTKQINEEIIQDYIHSGAKIKSIILRYFNPIGAHPSALIGELPNGVPMNLIPFVTQTAMGIRQQLKIFGNDYNTPDKTCIRDYIYVVDLAKAHVKAMERVLDIPECEAVEIFNIGTGKGLSTLEVVEGFEKATGVKVNWTYAPRREGDIEQVWGNVDKANKVLGWKAETPTEEVLKTAWRWQQKLREDGIQ, encoded by the coding sequence ATGAAACAGACGATCCTAGTGACTGGTGGTACAGGTTTTATTGGAAGCCACACAACCGTAGAGCTGCAGCAGGCAGGCTACGAAGTAGTAATTATCGACAATTTGTCCAACTCTAACGCAAATGTTATCGACGGTATCGAGAAGATCACCGGCATCCGCCCCGCTTTCGAGAAGGTGGACTGCTGTGATTTCGAAGCCCTCGAGAACGTATTCAAGAAATATCCCAAGATTGAGGGTATCATCCATTTCGCCGCCTCTAAGGCCGTTGGCGAGAGCGTAGAGAAGCCCCTGCTCTATTATCGTAACAACCTCACCTCGCTCATCAACCTCCTGGAGCTCATGCCCAAGTACGACGTGAAAGGTATCATCTTCTCTTCAAGCTGCACCGTCTATGGCCAGCCCTCACAGGAGAATCTGCCCGTTACCGAGAATGCGCCTATCCAGAAGGCTATGTCGCCTTATGGCAACACCAAGCAGATCAACGAGGAGATTATCCAGGACTATATCCACAGTGGTGCCAAGATCAAGAGCATCATCCTGCGCTATTTCAACCCCATCGGCGCACACCCCTCTGCCCTCATCGGCGAACTGCCTAACGGTGTGCCCATGAACCTCATCCCCTTCGTTACCCAGACAGCCATGGGCATCCGCCAGCAGCTGAAGATCTTCGGTAACGACTACAACACACCCGACAAGACCTGTATCCGCGACTATATCTATGTCGTAGACCTGGCTAAGGCCCACGTCAAGGCTATGGAGCGCGTGCTCGACATTCCCGAGTGCGAGGCTGTTGAGATCTTCAACATCGGTACCGGTAAGGGCCTGTCAACCCTCGAGGTTGTAGAGGGCTTCGAGAAGGCCACAGGCGTCAAGGTCAACTGGACCTATGCTCCCCGTCGCGAAGGCGATATCGAGCAGGTTTGGGGTAATGTAGACAAGGCCAACAAGGTGCTGGGATGGAAGGCCGAGACTCCTACAGAGGAAGTGCTCAAGACCGCTTGGCGCTGGCAACAGAAGTTGCGCGAAGACGGTATCCAGTAA